A window of the Gossypium hirsutum isolate 1008001.06 chromosome A03, Gossypium_hirsutum_v2.1, whole genome shotgun sequence genome harbors these coding sequences:
- the LOC107888034 gene encoding protein RGF1 INDUCIBLE TRANSCRIPTION FACTOR 1, translating to MRNSLAFHRLHAPKTQQRSKSGVVPPWVIVMYNSVFFNNCVHHPNEKKKEVDKFCIDCLQSFCSHCLPSHAFHKHIKIRRYIYSDVINRQDLCKLFNCSGIQAYHTNKAKVLFLKQRTQSHQQQSSSRDYKCSICGKTLQDNTSLYCSIACKVSNIYRDEEIYVGLPLTKKPRLRRTRKGVPLRSPMF from the exons ATGAGAAACAGCTTAGCCTTCCATAGATTGCATGCACCCAAAACCCAACAA AGGAGTAAATCTGGAGTGGTGCCGCCATGGGTGATTGTTATGTATAACTCCGTCTTCTTTAACAACTGTGTTCACCACCCAAACGAGAAGAAGAAGGAAGTCGACAAGTTCTGCATCGACTGTCTTCAATCTTTTTGCTCTCATTGCCTTCCTTCTCATGCTTTTCACAAGCACATCAAG ATTCGAAGATACATCTACAGTGACGTGATCAACCGACAAGATTTGTGTAAGCTCTTCAATTGTTCTGGCATCCAG GCATATCATACAAATAAAGCAAAGGTGCTATTCTTGAAGCAAAGGACTCAATCTCATCAACAACAAAGTAGTTCAAGGGACTATAAATGTTCCATTTGTGGCAAAACTTTACAAGATAATACTTCTCTTTATTGCAGTATCGCATGCAAG GTGTCAAATATATACAGAGATGAAGAAATATACGTCGGATTGCCGTTAACAAAGAAACCAAGGTTAAGGCGAACAAGAAAAGGCGTCCCCCTACGATCCCCCATGTTTTAA